Sequence from the Castanea sativa cultivar Marrone di Chiusa Pesio chromosome 12, ASM4071231v1 genome:
TCGTAAAAGGGTTACGGTCCTTAGGGGACAAGTTTCATGCATACCAGTCCTACAAAATCCCACAACACAATGAACACTACCAAGAAAACCAGCTATACAACAAGATTTCAATTTACCTGAATTCGTTGCTAGCCACAATTGACGAAGACTCTGATTTCACTAATTTGTTTTCGGGTTCTTCTAAACCCAATGACATCTCTCTCCACTTCGATGACAACCAAACCGTCCACGACACTTTTTTTAGCGCTCGAGTGTCGTGGACAAACGAGGAATCAGAAAAAGAAGGTTGTACTAGCAGGTCGTTTGTACTAAGAATACGAAAAAACGACAAGAGAAGAGTTTTGCGACAGTACTTGCAGCATATTCTTTCGGTGGCGGACGAGGTggagcagaagaagaaggaggtcAAGCTGTACATGAATTTGGAACAAGGAGATAGACGGTGGAGATCAATTCCGTTCACTCATCCAGCTAGCTTCGACACGGTGGTCATGGATTCTGATCTGAAAAACAAGGTTAAGTCCGATCTTGAACAGTTTGTAAAGTCGAAGCAGTACTATAACAGGTTAGGCCGTGTCTGGAAACGGAGTTATTTACTTTGTGGTCCGGCGGGTACAGGAAAAACCAGTTTTGTTGCTGCAATGGCGAGGTTTTTATGTTATGATGTGTATGAAATTGACATGACTAAGGTTCTGAACGACTCGGATTTGAAGACCCTTTTGTTGCAAACGACGTGCAAGTCACTTATTGTGATCGAAGATTTTGATAAGTTCTTTGTTGGAAAATCATCAGCGGCGGTTAGCCTGTCCGGGATGTTGAATTTCATGGATGGAATCGTGTCGTGTTGCGGGGAAGAACGCGTGATGGTATTCACGGTGAATGGTAAGGATGAGGTTGATCAAGCGGTGATGAGGCCAGGGAGGATTGATGTTCATGTGCAATTCCCATTGTGTGATTTTTCTGGTTTTAAGAACTTGGCTAGTAGTTACTTGGGGGTGAAGGATCACAAGCTATTTCCACAATTGGAAGAGATGTTTCAAAGTGGGGCTAGTTTGAGTCATGCCGAAATTGGTGAGATTATGATCTCGAACCGGAATTCGCCTAGCCGGGCATTGAAATCGGTTATCACAGCCTTGCAGAGCAACATTGGTGGACAGAGATTGAGTGAGAGTGGTTCAGGTAGGTCTAGAGATGAGGCAAGTGAGCCAGCAGCAGGTGTGTTTTGTAGAGAAAGTGTTCATACAGTGAGGGAGTTTAGGAAATTGTATG
This genomic interval carries:
- the LOC142618774 gene encoding AAA-ATPase At2g46620-like; this translates as MFLVFLFVTISFLLLVLRLLYKTSVIHIFVKGLRSLGDKFHAYQSYKIPQHNEHYQENQLYNKISIYLNSLLATIDEDSDFTNLFSGSSKPNDISLHFDDNQTVHDTFFSARVSWTNEESEKEGCTSRSFVLRIRKNDKRRVLRQYLQHILSVADEVEQKKKEVKLYMNLEQGDRRWRSIPFTHPASFDTVVMDSDLKNKVKSDLEQFVKSKQYYNRLGRVWKRSYLLCGPAGTGKTSFVAAMARFLCYDVYEIDMTKVLNDSDLKTLLLQTTCKSLIVIEDFDKFFVGKSSAAVSLSGMLNFMDGIVSCCGEERVMVFTVNGKDEVDQAVMRPGRIDVHVQFPLCDFSGFKNLASSYLGVKDHKLFPQLEEMFQSGASLSHAEIGEIMISNRNSPSRALKSVITALQSNIGGQRLSESGSGRSRDEASEPAAGVFCRESVHTVREFRKLYGLLKMGSRRKESVDLSSAEKEGSQHGVQN